Proteins encoded in a region of the Vicia villosa cultivar HV-30 ecotype Madison, WI linkage group LG5, Vvil1.0, whole genome shotgun sequence genome:
- the LOC131604960 gene encoding uncharacterized protein LOC131604960 codes for MTERNDTAIAAALKVMVQALLNQPNAKENARSPKFYPHYNEPTAEFSKCIKFENKLRSEIKKAVGYHKIRVFADLVDCCRFYEEDSNGHYKMVFERKGKSQQNRGKPYDGPAGKGKQKATEGKRTTGGDAPAGIVCFKCGKTGHKSTVCTVEAKRCFHCGKFGHAASKCQHKEMVCFNCGEEGHIGSKCLKPKKEQASGKVFALSGIQTTSEDALLSSINGEMVVDTPAKGSVTTSLVCLKCPMSIFDRDFVVDFICLSLRGLDVILGMNWLEYNHVRINCYDKSVRFSTPEEESVELLSARQLRMLMKEEVQVFVLVASLFIENQAIIDELQVVRAFPKVFPDEIPNVPPEREVEFSIYLIPGTRHVFMAPYKMSALELLELKKQLEELLEKKFARPRCIIVGSSSVVSQEEIWEYETLY; via the exons ATGACCGAAAGGAATGATACTGCAATTGCTGCTGCTTTGAAAGTAATGGTTCAAGCTTTGCTGAATCAGCCGAATGCTAAAGAGAATGCTAGATCTC CCAAGTTTTATCCGCATTATAATGAACCGACTgctgaattttctaagtgcattaagtttgagaataaATTGCGTTCTGAGATCAAGAAAGCGGTTGGCTACCATAAAATTCGTGTCTTTGCggatttggttgattgttgtcgcTTTTATGAGGAGGATAGTAATGGTCACTATAAGATGGTTTTTGAGAGGAAGGGCAAGAGCCAACAGAATCGTGGCAAGCCGTATGATGGTCCTGCTGGGAAAGGTAAGCAGAAAGCTACTGAGGGCAAGAGAACTactgggggagatgctcctgctggtattgtgtgcttcaagtgtggcaaaaCTGGTCATAAGAGCACTGTGTGTACTGTTGAAGCGAAAAGGTGTTTCCATTGTGGGAAGTTTGGACATGCGGCATCTAAATGCCAGCATAAGGAGATGGTTTGTTTCAACTGCGGTGAAGAGGGGCACATTGGTAGCAAGTGCTTGAAACCAAAGAAGGAACAAGCTAGTGGAAAGGTGTTCGCCTTGTCGGGAAttcagaccactagtgaggatgcACTC TTGTCTTCTATCAATGGAGAGATGGTCGTCGATACTCCAGCTAAGGGATCAGTGactacttctcttgtgtgtttaAAGTGTCCCATGTCAATTTTCGACAGAGACTTTGTTGTTGATTTTATTTGCTTGTCGTTAAGAGGATTGGATGTGATCTTAGGTATGAACTGGTTAGAGTATAACCATGTTCGTATTAATTGTTATGATAAGTCGGTGAGATTCTCTACTCCTGAAGAGGAAAGTGTTGAATTATTATCTGCTAGACAGTTGCGCATGTTAATGAAAGAAGAAGTGCAAGTGTTCGTGTTGGTGGCATCATTGTTTATTGAGAATCAAGCTATAATAGATGAGTTGCAGGTGGTGCGAGCATTTCCtaaagttttccctgatgaaattcctaaTGTACCGCCAGAGAGAGAAGTTGAATTTTCTATTTACCTTATACCTGGTACTAGACATGTGTTTATGGCACCGTACAAGATGTCTGCATTAGAATTGTtagaattgaagaagcaattggaggagctacttgagaagaagtttgccAGACCCCGGTGTATCAttgtggggagctccagtgttgttagtcAAGAAGAAATATGGGAGTATGAGACTTTATATTGA